One genomic window of Saccopteryx bilineata isolate mSacBil1 chromosome 4, mSacBil1_pri_phased_curated, whole genome shotgun sequence includes the following:
- the LOC136335467 gene encoding small ribosomal subunit protein uS14-like — MRTQQEVGILQPRRGSSPEPAHACTLTLDYPPPEGSILSLLTHESKVSHQQFYWGRLGKFSQGSHSCHLCSNQHNLIWKYGLNKCHQCSHQYAKVIDFIMID; from the exons atgaggacacagcaagaagttgGCATTTTGCAACCCAGAAGAGGGTCTTCTCCAGAACCTGCCCATGCTTGCACACTGACCTTGGACTATCCGCCTCCAGAagg CAGCATTTTGTCTCTACTTACCCATGAAAGCAAAGTAAGTCACCAACAGTTCTACTGGGGCCGCTTGGGAAAATTCAGCCAAGGTTCTCACTCTTGccacctgtgctcaaaccagcacaATCTGATCTGGAAATATGGACTCAATAAGTGCCATCAGTGTTCACATCAGTATGCAAAGGTTATAGATTTCATCATGATAGACTAA